A section of the Malania oleifera isolate guangnan ecotype guangnan chromosome 2, ASM2987363v1, whole genome shotgun sequence genome encodes:
- the LOC131149278 gene encoding GCN5-related N-acetyltransferase 9 isoform X1: MYSPLRGLTLRNAKVRERAREGGREMEKMRVSLEGKKVILVPYMEAHVSQYHQWMQDPALLQATGSEPLSLDQEYEMQLSWSLDPNKQTFIVLDKQMIVGDFVHGDPHVEAMVGDVNLYMNDLDDPHLGEIEIMIAEPKSRGKGLGEEAVLMMMAFAVKDFHIHTFHAKIGESNEASLNLFRKLGFKDASYSDIFKEVRAWIFTIFSLLVSVPLGKCPRSPSYGGWLRITLGYHILLEYLEIRFLFFVWKIWTYWEIS, translated from the exons ATGTACAGCCCGCTCCGTGGACTCACATTGCGAAACGCAAAGgtgagagagagagcgagagagggagggagagagatgGAGAAGATGAGAGTAAGTTTGGAGGGGAAGAAGGTGATACTGGTACCGTACATGGAAGCCCACGTCTCGCAGTACCATCAATGGATGCAAGACCCCGCTCTCCTGCAAGCAACTGGTTCGGAGCCCCTCTCACTTGACCAGGAGTACGAGATGCAGCTATCTTGGTCCCTAGACCCCaaca AGCAGACTTTCATTGTTTTGGATAAGCAAATGATTGTGGGAGACTTCGTCCATGGAGATCCCCATGTTGAAG CCATGGTCGGTGATGTGAATTTATACATGAATGACTTGGATGATCCTCATTTGGGTGAAATTGAAATAATGATAGCCGAACCCAAAAG TCGCGGAAAAGGGCTTGGCGAGGAGGCGGTCTTGATGATGATGGCTTTTGCAGTTAAGGACTTCCACATCCACACATTCCATGCTaaaattggagaatcaaatgaAGCGTCTCTCAATTTATTCCGAAAattg GGTTTCAAGGATGCTTCTTACAGTGACATTTTCAAGGAGGTGAGGGCTTGGATCTTTACTATCTTTTCTTTACTTGTTTCTGTTCCTTTGGGTAAATGTCCCAGGTCACCAAGTTATGGAGGGTGGCTAAGGATAACTCTAGGCTATCATATTCTACTTGAATATTTAGAAATtagatttttgttttttgtttggaaaatttgGACATATTGGGAGATTAGTTAA